In one window of Ovis aries strain OAR_USU_Benz2616 breed Rambouillet chromosome 5, ARS-UI_Ramb_v3.0, whole genome shotgun sequence DNA:
- the PCDHB1 gene encoding protocadherin beta-1 has translation MATACRKLLQSRQVETLLLFLCLSRGGAATIRYSVAEEMESGSFVANVAKDLGLEVGKLAARGARLVSEGNKLHFRLHRKTGDLFVKEKLDRESLCGKADPCVLHFEVVLVEPLQSFRVEVRVFDINDNAPVFLNKEPLLRIPESTPLGSRFPLQSAQDLDVGLNGLQNYTLSANEYFHLHTRFRSHGPKYAELVLDKPLDREEQPEVNLTITAVDGGSPPKSGTAHIRVEVLDVNDHVPQFSRLVYRAQVPENSANGSLVATVTATDLDEGSNKEITYSLAQNPEVILQTFQIHSETGEIRLRGPLDFEVFETYDIDIQATDGGGLSAHSKVLVEVMDVNDNPPEVTVSSVSSPLPEDSPLQTVVALFSIRDRDIRVGGKITCFLKEDLPFAVKPTFRNSYSLVTDRGLDREEVSGYNITLVAMDTGPPTLSSETVIEVLISDINDNPPVFQEDSYILTVRENNSPAVFIGKVLAEDLDLGENAKVTYSLLPPKSGDLSVFAYISINSDNGKLYALRTMDYEAIQHFQFVVKATDGGFLSLSSQVTVRVVVLDDNDNRPMILYPLQNGTLPCNDLVPRSAEAGYLVTKVVAVDGDSGQNSWLSYHLFKATDLGLFSVQQQNGEIRTLRQVSERDPMMQKLVILVQDHGQPALSTTVSLNILLVDGFSEPYLQFRDTFKHPTRVNPSTKYLVISLAVLSFLFLLSVTVIFIIHICQKIKHREKFTIQEHFYDDCNFSNNLVQGGASGPISQPCPYEMCSATGTSNSEFRFLKRFMPNFPFPHGNGEAKTEAGSRLPLDSDRNRSRGSEGQDQVSDDYM, from the coding sequence ATGGCGACTGCATGCAGGAAACTCCTGCAAAGCAGGCAAGTGGAAactcttctcctttttctgtgCTTATCTAGGGGGGGTGCAGCAACCATTCGCTATTCAGTGGCAGAGGAGATGGAGAGCGGCTCATTTGTAGCTAATGTGGCTAAGGACCTGGGGCTGGAGGTAGGGAAGCTGGCTGCGCGCGGGGCGCGGCTCGTTTCCGAGGGCAATAAACTGCATTTCCGGCTCCACCGCAAAACAGGGGATCTGTTCGTGAAGGAGAAACTGGATCGGGAGTCACTCTGTGGCAAAGCCGACCCATGCGTTCTGCACTTTGAAGTAGTCCTGGTGGAGCCACTGCAGTCCTTTCGTGTGGAGGTCAGGGTATTTGACATCAATGACAATGCCCCGGTTTTCCTAAACAAGGAGCCTCTTTTAAGGATTCCAGAGAGCACCCCCCTGGGTTCACGGTTTCCTCTGCAGAGCGCCCAAGATCTGGACGTCGGACTCAACGGTCTCCAAAACTACACTCTAAGCGCCAATGAGTATTTCCACCTGCACACCCGCTTCCGCAGCCACGGGCCCAAATATGCCGAACTAGTGCTGGATAAACCCCTGGATAGAGAGGAGCAGCCGGAAGTCAACTTGACAATTACAGCTGTGGACGGCGGGTCTCCACCCAAGTCTGGCACCGCCCACATCCGGGTGGAGGTTCTGGACGTCAATGATCACGTGCCCCAATTCTCTCGACTGGTGTACCGCGCTCAGGTACCGGAAAATAGCGCCAACGGTTCCCTGGTGGCTACGGTGACTGCCACAGACCTGGACGAGGGCTCCAACAAGGAGATAACTTACTCTTTAGCTCAAAACCCAGAAGTAATTCTCCAGACATTTCAGATTCACTCTGAAACTGGAGAAATTCGACTAAGAGGGCCCCTAGATTTTGAAGTGTTTGAAACATACGACATTGACATTCAAGCTACCGATGGAGGAGGCCTCTCTGCCCACAGCAAAGTCCTGGTGGAAGTAATGGATGTTAATGACAATCCTCCTGAAGTTACAGTCTCCTCTGTGTCCAGCCCTCTCCCTGAGGACTCTCCACTACAGACTGTCGTGGCCCTTTTTTCTATCCGAGACCGGGACATTCGAGTGGGAGGAAAAATCACCTGCTTTCTCAAAGAAGACCTTCCCTTTGCAGTCAAACCTACATTCCGGAACTCCTACTCACTGGTCACTGACAGAGGCTTGGATCGGGAGGAGGTCTCTGGCTATAATATCACCCTTGTTGCCATGGATACTGGACCACCTACTCTGTCCTCGGAGACTGTGATAGAAGTGCTAATATCAGACATTAATGACAACCCCCCAGTATTTCAGGAAGATTCCTACATCTTGACTGTTAGAGAAAACAACAGCCCTGCAGTTTTTATTGGCAAAGTCCTTGCTGAGGATCTAGATTTGGGTGAGAATGCCAAAGTAACATATTCCCTGTTGCCTCCAAAAAGTGGAGATCTATCAGTCTTTGCTTACATCTCCATAAATTCAGACAATGGGAAACTCTATGCATTGAGAACAATGGATTATGAGGCCATTCAACATTTTCAGTTTGTGGTAAAGGCAACTGATGGGGGCTTCCTGTCACTGAGTAGCCAGGTTACTGTCAGAGTGGTTGTCCTGGATGACAATGATAACCGTCCAATGATCTTGTACCCACTGCAAAATGGCACTTTGCCCTGCAATGACCTGGTGCCCAGGTCTGCAGAGGCAGGCTACCTGGTGACCAAGGTGGTGGCAGTGGATGGTGACTCGGGCCAGAATTCTTGGCTTTCATATCATCTATTTAAAGCCACTGACCTTGGGTTATTCTCTGTTCAGCAACAAAATGGGGAAATCCGTACATTGCGGCAGGTATCTGAGAGAGACCCCATGATGCAGAAACTGGTCATTCTTGTTCAGGATCATGGCCAACCAGCTCTTTCTACTACTGTCTCACTTAACATTCTCCTGGTAGATGGCTTTTCTGAGCCCTATCTGCAGTTTCGGGATACATTTAAGCATCCTACAAGGGTAAATCCATCTACTAAATATTTAGTCATTTCTCTGGCtgtgctttcctttctctttctcctctctgtcaCAGTGATCTTCATTATACATATCTGCCAGaagataaaacacagagaaaagttCACAATTCAAGAGCATTTCTATGATGACTGCAATTTCTCTAACAACCTGGTACAAGGAGGAGCCAGTGGACCCATATCGCAGCCTTGTCCCTATGAGATGTGCTCAGCCACTGGCACTAGCAATAGTGAGTTCCGGTTTCTTAAGCGCTTTATGCCCAACTTCCCTTTCCCCCACGGAAATGGAGAGGCAAAAACAGAGGCTGGCTCCAGATTACCACTAGATTCTGATAGGAACAGGTCTCGGGGGTCAGAGGGCCAAGACCAAGTATCTGATGACTATATGTAA